A segment of the Calditrichota bacterium genome:
TATCCGCCGGCATCAAATGTATCGACATCATCGATTTTGATTACGAATACTGGCACACGATCGAGGATACGCCGGACAAATGCAGCCCGCAGAGCCTGAAAAATGTCGGCGATGTGTTGCGAGCGATTTTGTACAAATAAAGAATTAGCAGGCGGATTTGCACTAATTTTTATCCTTGAAAATCCGTTTAATCCGTGTGCATCCGCGTGCTATTATTTTTTTCCACCATTTTGAAGGAGACCTGATGGATCTGTTGTCCATGTTGATCAAAGGTGGCGTGTTGATGATTCCCATTTTGCTCTGTTCGCTGATTGGAATTTTTGTCGTCATCGAACGCTGGCTGGCGCTGCGCAAAATGAAAATCAATGCGCGCAGTTTTATTCTGCAGATAAAATCCTTATTGCTGAAAGATCGTTTTTCCGACGCCGTCATTCTCGCCAAAAGGACCAACTCGCCGGTGGCGAAAATCGCCAAAGCCGGCATCGAACGCCACAGCCGTCCCCGTGAGGAAATCAAAGAGGCCGTGGAGAGCGCCGGCAAGGCGGAAATTTACAAAATGGAGACGAACTTAGGCGTGCTGGGAACCGTTGCCGCCATTTCTCCGCTGTTGGGATTTCTGGGCACAGTAACCGGCATGATCCGCGCCTTCATTCAAGTGCAAAATTTGGGCGGGAATGTGGACGCCAGTGTGCTGGCCGGCGGCATTTGGGAAGCGCTGGTGACTACCGCAGCCGGCTTGACCGTGGGAATCATCAGCTTGATTTTTTACAACTGGCTGCAAGGTAAAGTCGAATATCTCGTGTTTGAAATGGAAGAAAATTCGACTACAATAATTGACATGCTCATTCAGCGAGG
Coding sequences within it:
- a CDS encoding MotA/TolQ/ExbB proton channel family protein; translated protein: MDLLSMLIKGGVLMIPILLCSLIGIFVVIERWLALRKMKINARSFILQIKSLLLKDRFSDAVILAKRTNSPVAKIAKAGIERHSRPREEIKEAVESAGKAEIYKMETNLGVLGTVAAISPLLGFLGTVTGMIRAFIQVQNLGGNVDASVLAGGIWEALVTTAAGLTVGIISLIFYNWLQGKVEYLVFEMEENSTTIIDMLIQRGERQDVSDQ